A genome region from Pseudomonas sp. S06B 330 includes the following:
- a CDS encoding AAA family ATPase codes for MSESLSQTFLAITRNNVDLQWLQGALAPLGQVVGAGSGSLDELLALVEVTFANLVFVGLDREHVVSQCALIEGVLEAKPMLAIVALGDGMDNQLVLNAMRAGARDFVAYGSRSSEVAGLVRRLSKRLPPVTSNPSLGGLTVLYGAQSAADGALLTTHLARVVQNNGQQTLLLDLGLPRGDSLALLGLEASFHFGDALRHLRRLDNTLIDSAFSRESSGLRLLAYAQSDEPLERTSAAELYMLLSALRQHFQHIVVNLTGQADSEALRTFVSHCDKLIWYTDQNVLDCRRNLEVLAQWRERGMKLEHASLLVDRYLKGVAPDADALVKRFGLPLLVVLPYSPEVRLNAKNQGLTLFELAPRESLTQHLKALGERLARRTQSNKPARANWLNRLWGHK; via the coding sequence ATGAGCGAAAGCCTGAGCCAGACCTTTCTTGCCATCACCCGCAATAACGTCGATCTGCAGTGGCTGCAGGGCGCGCTGGCACCGTTGGGACAGGTTGTGGGTGCCGGCAGTGGCAGCCTCGATGAGTTACTGGCGCTGGTCGAAGTGACCTTTGCCAACCTGGTGTTTGTTGGCCTCGATCGCGAGCACGTGGTCAGCCAATGTGCGTTGATTGAAGGCGTACTGGAAGCCAAGCCGATGCTGGCGATCGTCGCCCTCGGCGATGGTATGGACAACCAGCTGGTGCTCAATGCGATGCGTGCTGGTGCCCGGGATTTCGTCGCCTATGGTTCGCGCTCAAGTGAAGTGGCAGGGTTGGTGCGACGCTTGAGCAAACGCCTGCCACCGGTGACCAGCAACCCCAGCCTGGGCGGCCTGACCGTGCTGTACGGCGCACAATCTGCGGCTGACGGTGCGCTGCTCACCACGCACCTGGCACGGGTGGTACAAAACAATGGTCAGCAGACCCTGCTGCTTGACCTGGGGTTGCCCCGTGGCGATAGCCTGGCGCTGCTGGGGCTGGAGGCATCGTTCCATTTCGGTGATGCCTTGCGTCACCTGCGCCGCCTGGACAACACCTTGATCGACAGCGCCTTCAGTCGCGAAAGCTCCGGTTTGCGCTTGCTGGCTTATGCCCAAAGCGACGAGCCGCTGGAACGTACCAGCGCTGCCGAGTTGTACATGCTGCTCAGTGCCTTGCGTCAGCACTTCCAGCACATCGTGGTCAACCTGACCGGGCAGGCGGACAGTGAAGCCTTGCGTACCTTTGTCAGTCATTGCGACAAGCTGATCTGGTACACCGATCAGAACGTTCTGGACTGCCGACGCAATCTCGAAGTGCTGGCCCAGTGGCGGGAAAGAGGCATGAAACTGGAGCATGCCAGCCTGCTGGTCGATCGCTATCTCAAGGGTGTGGCCCCGGATGCCGATGCCTTGGTCAAGCGCTTTGGCTTGCCCCTGTTAGTGGTGCTGCCTTACAGCCCGGAAGTACGACTGAATGCCAAAAACCAGGGTTTGACCCTGTTCGAGTTGGCCCCCCGGGAAAGCCTCACCCAGCATCTCAAAGCCTTGGGTGAGCGTTTGGCGCGGCGTACGCAGAGCAACAAACCTGCCAGAGCTAATTGGCTGAACCGACTGTGGGGGCACAAATGA